One Drosophila kikkawai strain 14028-0561.14 chromosome 3L, DkikHiC1v2, whole genome shotgun sequence genomic window carries:
- the Gbeta76C gene encoding guanine nucleotide-binding protein subunit beta-2, whose translation MPKIDAETQKLYDEINGMIQKFKEDQKSKADCSITDKCGDMGDVPKIRFSSKKILKGHINKVNSVHFAGDSRHCVTGSLDGKLIIWDTWTANKVQIIPLRSAWVMTVAFSPSGNFVACGGMDNQCTVYDVNNRDASGVAKMVKELMGYEGFLSSCRFLDDGHLITGSGDMKICHWDLEKGVKTMDFNGHAGDIAGLSLSPDMKTYITGSVDKTAKLWDVREQGHKQMFFGHDMDVSSVCYHPSGFGFASCSEDQTARMYDLRADQQIGLYEPPQKNTGFTSCALSTSGRYLMCAGIEGNVHSWDTMKQRHTGTLSGHENRITCISLCPNGMCLASTSWDQQVRLWL comes from the exons GAGGACCAAAAGTCCAAAGCGGATTGCTCGATAACCGACAAATGCGGTGATATGGGCGATGTGCCCAAGATCCGCTTTTCGTCGAAGAAAATTCTCAAGGGGCACATCAACAAGGTGAACTCCGTGCACTTCGCCGGGGACTCGCGCCACTGCGTCACTGGATCCCTGGATGGCAAGCTGATCATCTGGGACACATGGACCGCCAACAAGGTGCAGATCATCCCCTTGAGATCCGCCTGGGTGATGACGGTAGCCTTCTCGCCGTCGGGCAACTTTGTGGCCTGCGGAGGAATGGACAACCAGTGCACCGTGTACGACGTCAACAACCGAGACGCCTCCGGAGTGGCCAAGATGGTCAAGGAGCTGATGGGCTACGAGGGTTTCCTCAGCTCTTGCCGTTTTCTGGACGATGGACATCTGATCACCGGCTCGGGCGACATGAAAAT CTGCCATTGGGACCTGGAGAAGGGTGTCAAGACGATGGATTTCAATGGACATGCTGGTGACATTGCTGGGTTATCCCTGTCGCCTGATATGAAGACTTATATCACCGGCTCTGTGGATAAAACTGCCAAGCTGTGGGATGTACGCGAACAGGGCCACAAGCAGATGTTCTTTGGCCACGACATGGATGTATCCTCTGTCTGC TACCATCCCAGTGGCTTCGGTTTCGCCTCCTGCTCGGAGGATCAGACGGCGCGCATGTACGACCTGCGGGCGGACCAGCAAATCGGACTGTACGAGCCGCCCCAGAAGAACACGGGCTTCACTTCGTGCG CTCTATCGACCAGCGGGCGCTACCTCATGTGCGCCGGCATTGAGGGCAATGTGCATTCGTGGGATACAATGAAGCAGCGGCACACGG GCACCCTGTCTGGGCACGAGAACCGCATCACTTGCATCAGCCTCTGCCCCAATGGCATGTGTCTAGCCTCCACCAGTTGGGATCAGCAAGTGCGTCTCTGGCTATAA